One window from the genome of Tachypleus tridentatus isolate NWPU-2018 chromosome 11, ASM421037v1, whole genome shotgun sequence encodes:
- the LOC143231403 gene encoding uncharacterized protein LOC143231403 isoform X2 → MKTTALLTVLSVLVHFASAQPIVSGEGDGKVHRNHQLPSIQRKSLYGATDFSLNFRVLKHLQEFLQSELMKEGKENGNPKGIIIERLKMIIRKTRLCKIKVCTMTV, encoded by the exons ATGAAGACCACAGCTTTACTTACGGTTCTGAGCGTTCTCGTCCACTTTGCTTCAGCACAACCCATCGTTAGTGGAGAAGGTGACGGTAAGGTCCACCGCAATCACCAGTTGCCGTCAATCCAACGGAAGAGTTTATATGGAGCA ACAGATTTTTCGCTAAACTTCCGGGTTCTGAAACATCTACAAGAGTTTCTGCAATCTGAGCTCATGAAGGAAGGAAAGGAAAATGGAAACCCCAAGGGCATAATTATCGAAAGACTGAAAATGATAATTCGTAAAA CTCGTTTGTGCAAAATTAAAGTTTGTACAATGACAGTCTAG
- the LOC143231403 gene encoding uncharacterized protein LOC143231403 isoform X1: protein MKTTALLTVLSVLVHFASAQPIVSGEGDGKVHRNHQLPSIQRKSLYGATDFSLNFRVLKHLQEFLQSELMKEGKENGNPKGIIIERLKMIIRKSKTARLCKIKVCTMTV, encoded by the exons ATGAAGACCACAGCTTTACTTACGGTTCTGAGCGTTCTCGTCCACTTTGCTTCAGCACAACCCATCGTTAGTGGAGAAGGTGACGGTAAGGTCCACCGCAATCACCAGTTGCCGTCAATCCAACGGAAGAGTTTATATGGAGCA ACAGATTTTTCGCTAAACTTCCGGGTTCTGAAACATCTACAAGAGTTTCTGCAATCTGAGCTCATGAAGGAAGGAAAGGAAAATGGAAACCCCAAGGGCATAATTATCGAAAGACTGAAAATGATAATTCGTAAAAGTAAGAcag CTCGTTTGTGCAAAATTAAAGTTTGTACAATGACAGTCTAG